In Thermodesulfobacteriota bacterium, the genomic stretch TGATTTTACCGGACGGGAGGTCAAAAAAAATTCTGGCCCACGGCGCGAATGGGGAAATCCAGGGCCAGGGGCCTGGAGCGGGACCGCAAAATCCATGCCGCCGCTCCGGGCCGCCAGGCCCGGGTCTACTGAAGCTTGCTGCAGGATTTCTCGCTGAGAAGCAGAACGCTCGTCTCGCTCAAAAGGTAGTACACGCCCGGCGGTATCGGAGGGTTCCCGTCCGCTCCGGACGCATTCTCTTCAGCCGCTTTTTCCTCGGAAAGGCCTTTCTCAAAGGAAACGAACTCATTGAAGTTCATCCTCCTTGCCATTTTTCCTCTCCTTGCGTTTATTTTGCGGCTTTCCTCAAGTATAGCAGATAAACCGGGTTGTCATGCCGGGCCAAACAGCCTGGCGGATAATAGACCAAAGGGCCCCGATATGGTATCCTTAGCCGAGGATGAGAGACCTTAAGCTCATAGTATTATCGCTTATGGCAGCTTTTATTGCGCTCCTTGCGCTTTCAGGAAGCGTTGCCGCGGGGCCGCCGGTTCCAGAGCCCGTTACCCGCCATTCGCTCAAGGTGTCTCTCGATATCGCCTCGGGGACGGTGGAGGGCACGGACCATATAACACTTTGGCGGGAGGCTCAAGAAGCGCGTTTCATACTGAGGGACGGGACGGAAGTGATTCGGGCCAGTGCGGAAGATTCCGAGCTTCAGTTCGAACTCTCTCACATAGGCGGCGGCTTGCAAGAGTTGAAGGTGAAACTCCCTTCCGGCGGGAAGAGGCTTTCAATAGCGTTCAGCGGAAAATTCCAGTCCCCGGCAGAGGCTTCCCGGCAAATCAAGAAGGGCGTTGCTCATCTCAAGGACGGCATCATCGGCGAGGAAGGGGTCTTTCTACCGTCCTTCTCGTACTGGTTTCCGCAGGAGCCGGAAACGCTGATGGTCTTCGAGGCCGAGGTCGCCCTGCCCGAGGGATACAAATCGGTAATGGAGGGCGAGCTCGTCTCAAACGAGGAAAAGGACGGCGGCACGGTCGAGAGATGGAAGGAATGGAAGCCGGTGGACGGGATCGACCTTGTGGCCGGCAGGTACTTCGTCGAAAAAGAGGCCCATGACGGCATAGACATCTACACGTATTTCTTCTCCAGGGACGACGCCCTCTCCAAAACCTATATCGAAAAGACGAAGGAGCGCCTGGACGCCCTGCAGCGGCTCATAGGCCCCTACCCTTTCAGGAAGTTCGCGGTGGTCGAGAACTTCATGCCCACGGGGTACGGGATGCCTTCATTCACGCTTCTCGGCTCTGCCGTCATAAGGCTTCCCTTCATACCCGACACCTCGCTCGGCCACGAGATAGCGCACAACTGGTGGGGCAATTCCGTGTTCGTCGACCCCTCGGAGGGGAACTGGGTCGAGGCCATAACGACCTATGTCGCGGATTATTCATACGAGAGGGAAAAGGGGCCTGAGAAGGCAAGGGAGTTCCGCGCAGCCAAGCTCCGCGGTTTCAAGAACTACGCCGGCGGCTCGGAGATAGCGCTCAAGGACTTCATCGACACCTCGGATTCGGCATCGAGGGCCGTGGGCTACAACAAAGGCTTTATGGTCTTCAACATGCTCGAAGAGACGCTCGGCGAAGATACGTTCAAGGCCGGGCTGAGAAGGCTCTATTCCGATAACGCCTTCGGGCGCGCGTCCTGGTCCGGAGTGCGCGAGGCCTTTGAGGCCGCGTCTGGCAGGGACCTGAAATGGTTCTTCAGCCAGTGGCTGGAATCGCCGGGCGGGCCGGTCCTTCGACTTGAAAACGCAGCCTACGCCAAAAAATCAGGCAGCCATGCGGTCTCTTTCAAGCTCAGGCAGGGCTCCCCGCCGTACGCGCTGGACCTGCCGGTCCTCATAAAAACCGAGGCAGGCGAGGTCTGGAAGACCGTAAGGCTCGAAAAGGAATCCGAGGGGTTCACCATAGAGTCCGGCTCAAAACCCATATCGATTGAAATCGACCCCGGGCTCCACGTCTTCAGGATACTGGACGATAGCGAGGTCCCGCCGACCTTCGCGGGCCTCCTTGGAGACAAGGGCTCAAAAATAATCGTTCCGGAAAAAGAAAAGGCCGGGCAAAAATATCAGGGCGCGGCAGATCTCTTTTCGTCTGATTTCGGGCTCGATACCATATCCGACGACGAGGCCGGGAAAACAGGCTACTTGAAGGACTCTTTTCTTATCCTGGGCGGGCCGGGCGAGAACAGGTTTTACAGGCTTATGGGCCAGCACTTCTCCCGGAATATCAGGATTAATGACGCTACCGTCGAGGTTGCAGGAAAGAGCTTTCCGAGAAAGGGGACAACGCTTGCCGTGGCGATCAAGAACCCGAACGACACCACGAAGACGCTGGTCCTTCTCCTGGGCGAGGACGACGCCGAAGGCATAAGCGCGACGGCGCGGAGGATCCGCCACCTGACCGATTTCAGCTACCTTGTCTTTACGCCCGACGGCAAGGTTGAGAAAGGCCACTTCGAGGGTGATAAGGTCCTGAAGCACGTATTCCGGTAACC encodes the following:
- a CDS encoding M1 family aminopeptidase, which encodes MRDLKLIVLSLMAAFIALLALSGSVAAGPPVPEPVTRHSLKVSLDIASGTVEGTDHITLWREAQEARFILRDGTEVIRASAEDSELQFELSHIGGGLQELKVKLPSGGKRLSIAFSGKFQSPAEASRQIKKGVAHLKDGIIGEEGVFLPSFSYWFPQEPETLMVFEAEVALPEGYKSVMEGELVSNEEKDGGTVERWKEWKPVDGIDLVAGRYFVEKEAHDGIDIYTYFFSRDDALSKTYIEKTKERLDALQRLIGPYPFRKFAVVENFMPTGYGMPSFTLLGSAVIRLPFIPDTSLGHEIAHNWWGNSVFVDPSEGNWVEAITTYVADYSYEREKGPEKAREFRAAKLRGFKNYAGGSEIALKDFIDTSDSASRAVGYNKGFMVFNMLEETLGEDTFKAGLRRLYSDNAFGRASWSGVREAFEAASGRDLKWFFSQWLESPGGPVLRLENAAYAKKSGSHAVSFKLRQGSPPYALDLPVLIKTEAGEVWKTVRLEKESEGFTIESGSKPISIEIDPGLHVFRILDDSEVPPTFAGLLGDKGSKIIVPEKEKAGQKYQGAADLFSSDFGLDTISDDEAGKTGYLKDSFLILGGPGENRFYRLMGQHFSRNIRINDATVEVAGKSFPRKGTTLAVAIKNPNDTTKTLVLLLGEDDAEGISATARRIRHLTDFSYLVFTPDGKVEKGHFEGDKVLKHVFR